Proteins from one Muntiacus reevesi chromosome X, mMunRee1.1, whole genome shotgun sequence genomic window:
- the ZIC3 gene encoding zinc finger protein ZIC 3 isoform X1 produces MTMLLDGGPQFPGLGVGSFGAPRHHEMPNREPAGIGLTPFGDSPHAAAAAAAAFKLSPAAAHDLSSGQSSAFTPQGSGYANALGHHHHHHHHHHHASQVPSYGGAASAAFNSTRDFLFRQRGSGLGEAASGGGQHGLFAGSASSLHAPAGISEPPGYLLFPGLHDQGAGHPSPTGHVDNNQVHLGLRGELFGRADPYRPVASPRTDPYTAGAQFPNYSPMNMNMGVNVAAHHGPGAFFRYMRQPIKQELSCKWIDEAQLSRPKKSCDRTFSTMHELVTHVTMEHVGGPEQNNHVCYWEECPREGKSFKAKYKLVNHIRVHTGEKPFPCPFPGCGKIFARSENLKIHKRTHTGEKPFKCEFEGCDRRFANSSDRKKHMHVHTSDKPYICKVCDKSYTHPSSLRKHMKVHESQGSDSSPAASSGYESSTPPAIASANSKDTTKTPSAVQTSTSHNPGLPPNFNEWYV; encoded by the exons ATGACGATGCTCCTGGACGGAGGCCCGCAGTTCCCGGGGCTGGGAGTGGGCAGCTTCGGCGCGCCGCGCCACCACGAGATGCCCAACCGCGAGCCGGCGGGCATAGGGCTGACTCCCTTCGGGGACTCGCCccacgccgccgccgccgccgccgccgccttcaAGCTGAGCCCCGCGGCGGCTCACGATCTGTCTTCTGGCCAGAGCTCGGCGTTCACGCCGCAGGGTTCGGGTTACGCCAACGCCCTGggccatcatcaccaccaccatcaccaccatcaccacgcCAGCCAGGTGCCCAGCTACGGCGGAGCCGCCTCCGCCGCCTTCAACTCCACGCGCGACTTTCTGTTCCGTCAGCGCGGCTCCGGGCTCGGCGAGGCGGCCTCGGGTGGCGGGCAACACGGGCTCTTCGCCGGCTCGGCGAGTAGCCTGCACGCTCCGGCTGGCATCTCGGAGCCCCCCGGCTACCTGCTCTTCCCTGGGCTGCACGACCAGGGCGCTGGGCACCCGTCGCCCACCGGGCACGTGGACAACAACCAGGTCCATCTGGGGCTGCGCGGAGAGCTGTTCGGCCGCGCTGACCCGTACCGCCCGGTGGCCAGCCCGCGCACGGACCCCTACACGGCCGGCGCGCAGTTCCCGAACTACAGCCCCATGAACATGAACATGGGCGTGAACGTGGCGGCCCACCACGGGCCCGGCGCCTTCTTCCGTTACATGCGACAGCCGATCAAGCAGGAGCTGTCGTGCAAGTGGATCGACGAGGCTCAGCTGAGCCGGCCCAAGAAGAGCTGCGACCGGACCTTCAGCACCATGCACGAGCTGGTGACACATGTCACCATGGAGCATGTGGGGGGCCCAGAGCAGAACAACCACGTCTGCTACTGGGAGGAGTGTCCCCGCGAGGGCAAGTCCTTCAAGGCCAAGTACAAACTGGTCAATCACATTCGGGTGcacacgggcgagaagccctTCCCGTGCCCCTTCCCGGGCTGCGGGAAGATCTTCGCCCGCTCCGAGAACCTCAAGATCCACAAGAGGACCCACACAG GTGAGAAACCTTTTAAATGTGAATTTGAAGGCTGTGACAGACGCTTTGCCAACAGCAGCGACCGCAAGAagcacatgcatgtgcacacctCGGACAAGCCCTATATCTGCAAAGTGTGCGACAAGTCCTACACGCACCCGAGCTCCCTGCGCAAGCACATGAAG GTTCATGAATCTCAAGGGTCAGATTCCTCCCCTGCTGCCAGTTCAGGCTATGAATCTTCCACTCCACCCGCTATAGCTTCTGCAAACAGTAAAGATACCACTAAAACCCCTTCTGCAGTTCAAACTAGCACCAGCCACAACCCTGGACTTCCTCCCAATTTTAACGAATGGTACGTCTGA
- the ZIC3 gene encoding zinc finger protein ZIC 3 isoform X2, which yields MTMLLDGGPQFPGLGVGSFGAPRHHEMPNREPAGIGLTPFGDSPHAAAAAAAAFKLSPAAAHDLSSGQSSAFTPQGSGYANALGHHHHHHHHHHHASQVPSYGGAASAAFNSTRDFLFRQRGSGLGEAASGGGQHGLFAGSASSLHAPAGISEPPGYLLFPGLHDQGAGHPSPTGHVDNNQVHLGLRGELFGRADPYRPVASPRTDPYTAGAQFPNYSPMNMNMGVNVAAHHGPGAFFRYMRQPIKQELSCKWIDEAQLSRPKKSCDRTFSTMHELVTHVTMEHVGGPEQNNHVCYWEECPREGKSFKAKYKLVNHIRVHTGEKPFPCPFPGCGKIFARSENLKIHKRTHTGEKPFKCEFEGCDRRFANSSDRKKHMHVHTSDKPYICKVCDKSYTHPSSLRKHMKCCPAWYPGQSLIPDEELDTDVGMQQPALHNTTYPKCRVNAEPTVQEMIY from the exons ATGACGATGCTCCTGGACGGAGGCCCGCAGTTCCCGGGGCTGGGAGTGGGCAGCTTCGGCGCGCCGCGCCACCACGAGATGCCCAACCGCGAGCCGGCGGGCATAGGGCTGACTCCCTTCGGGGACTCGCCccacgccgccgccgccgccgccgccgccttcaAGCTGAGCCCCGCGGCGGCTCACGATCTGTCTTCTGGCCAGAGCTCGGCGTTCACGCCGCAGGGTTCGGGTTACGCCAACGCCCTGggccatcatcaccaccaccatcaccaccatcaccacgcCAGCCAGGTGCCCAGCTACGGCGGAGCCGCCTCCGCCGCCTTCAACTCCACGCGCGACTTTCTGTTCCGTCAGCGCGGCTCCGGGCTCGGCGAGGCGGCCTCGGGTGGCGGGCAACACGGGCTCTTCGCCGGCTCGGCGAGTAGCCTGCACGCTCCGGCTGGCATCTCGGAGCCCCCCGGCTACCTGCTCTTCCCTGGGCTGCACGACCAGGGCGCTGGGCACCCGTCGCCCACCGGGCACGTGGACAACAACCAGGTCCATCTGGGGCTGCGCGGAGAGCTGTTCGGCCGCGCTGACCCGTACCGCCCGGTGGCCAGCCCGCGCACGGACCCCTACACGGCCGGCGCGCAGTTCCCGAACTACAGCCCCATGAACATGAACATGGGCGTGAACGTGGCGGCCCACCACGGGCCCGGCGCCTTCTTCCGTTACATGCGACAGCCGATCAAGCAGGAGCTGTCGTGCAAGTGGATCGACGAGGCTCAGCTGAGCCGGCCCAAGAAGAGCTGCGACCGGACCTTCAGCACCATGCACGAGCTGGTGACACATGTCACCATGGAGCATGTGGGGGGCCCAGAGCAGAACAACCACGTCTGCTACTGGGAGGAGTGTCCCCGCGAGGGCAAGTCCTTCAAGGCCAAGTACAAACTGGTCAATCACATTCGGGTGcacacgggcgagaagccctTCCCGTGCCCCTTCCCGGGCTGCGGGAAGATCTTCGCCCGCTCCGAGAACCTCAAGATCCACAAGAGGACCCACACAG GTGAGAAACCTTTTAAATGTGAATTTGAAGGCTGTGACAGACGCTTTGCCAACAGCAGCGACCGCAAGAagcacatgcatgtgcacacctCGGACAAGCCCTATATCTGCAAAGTGTGCGACAAGTCCTACACGCACCCGAGCTCCCTGCGCAAGCACATGAAG tGTTGTCCTGCTTGGTATCCGGGACAGTCTCTAATTCCTGACGAAGAACTTGATACTGACGTTGGTATGCAGCAGCCAGCCCTCCATAACACTACCTATCCTAAATGCAGGGTTAATGCCGAACCTACTGTGCAAGAAATGATTTACTGA